CCAGAGGCAGGGCCCCAGTTTTGTCCCCAGAAACCCCAGAATGAGGTCTCAAGAATGCAGCCCAGTTCAGAGCTCCCCTGAAGGAGACTGCCCCCCTTGGCTGTGATAGAGCTGCTTGGAGCCTGCACAGAACATTTTAGGGAGCCCCCAAGAAGCTCATGCGCCACCTTCACGGCAAGGGAAGGGTGATTTTGTTCCTCTTTGCTTCTTCCACCTCTGTCCTAGCCCCTCCTTTCTAAGTCCTGGTTTTCTGGTGGTGTTCATCTCTCAACAGGACTGGGCACCCAGGAAAATGCAGAGTGAGACTAGTATGAACATGAGCAAAACATAATCAAGGAGGGTCTATATTGCCaattctttctcccttctctttgaAATCAAGGGCAGAATAGAACCTAAAAATTGTTTCCCACTGCTTCTACTAGTAGAAGAAATCCAGTCGCCATTATGGCTCAAAGCATTCTTTTAACCCAATCAAAGCATTTGAATTATAACAGCAACAAGATATATCTACATAAtatgatggtgataataataataataatgctattataattattatgatAAGCATAGATTAAGTGCCTGCTTATCCCAAATACTGCAcaaaatgctttatattttcttatataattcTCAGAACTGAAGAAAAAGGCTCAGGGATGCAAATAACTTGCCCAGAGCCACACAACTCTTCAGTGGGAGAACTGAGATCCAGACCTGGTTTTGCCGATGTTTGGCTCAAGCAACTCTTTATAAGAaatctctcttttattttcagcTGGCAACTACATTCACGTTCCTACTTTATCAGCTGCTGTAACGAAGCCTTCAAAAACTATTAACAAATCCAAGATCCCTACTAAGAAGGAAATTTGTCaaaaacaataattattaatatcttaCTTATACACCCATGACTATacaccaggcattgtgctaagtgctacctattaactcatttaatctacaACAACCATATCAAATAGATGCCATTATCACCccattttgtaaaatgaagaacCTGAAGTACAAAAAGGTAGAGTGACATGCTCAAGGTCATGCATCTTGCCCCAAAAGCAGCTGAGTAGGAATTTGGAGCCAGGCAACCTAGACCCAGAACCTGTGTTCTTAACTATGATACCACATTGCTTCACCCCTTTCTTTCTACAAGCTTGGGGAGAGAAAGGATGTTGAAGAAGAAAGATACACAAGTAAATGGGAGATTCTGGTGTGGAAAAAATCCTTGCTTAAACAAAATCTAAATTTCTTTGCTCATTTGTCCTCCTCCATCTATGCCACTGGGAACCCTTTTGCAATGAGCCACATTCAGACTCTATGTCCTCATATTTAGCACCCAAGGCCATGGCACTGCATCACTCCGGTGCATGGTACCCCTTGAGTTGGGCAGTGCATAGCCCGGGCAGCTGTACACCTTGGTGCTGCTGACATCTACAGTCAGGTCTATTGTTCTGCAGTGCTGATCATCTCTTTTAGGGTTGGATCCTGTAGAAGCAAGTTTCGAGAGTACTCCTGAAGAGGTGCGACTTGATCCCTCTGATGCTGACTTTGTTGATGCGATTCACATGGATGCAGCTCCCCTGATCCCATTCTTGGGTGAGACCTATGATGCTCCAGCTGTGAGCATGCACAACTGTGTTTTAACCATGAAAGTCCTGCATGACAAAAAGCTCATTGTTTTTCTAAACATTTCAGGTTTTGGAATGAACCAACAGATGGGTCATCTTGACTTCTTCCCCAATGGAGGACAGAGCATGCCGGGATGCAAGAAGAATGCCCTGTCTCAGATCGTGGATCTAGATGGCATCTGGGCGGGTAAAGTcatggtggggtgaggggagcagGGCAGGTGGTTTCCTGGAGTGACCAGTACCTTTCTGCAGCAAATcttgagaataaaaatgaaactgtctttaaaaatatacaattcccTCTTCTGGggattatttcagaaaaaatgtAGCTACATTGTATTTGTTATATCTCAGCTTTACTGCTTTTGTGCTTCCTTAAAACATTGCTGTGGATGTCCTGGCATGTACAAGCAACAAAGAATTATAAAACTGTCACTTAAAGCTGTGACTCCAGCAATCAGTTGGTAGTTACCTAATACAGAAAGGAAATACCATAAGAGCAAACATCCTAACTGTAACTAAGAGACTTTTGCTACAAATTCTCTCTTGGGAGTCAGTGATAAAGTTCAAAATGATGTAATCAGCTCCCTTTCAGTAGCTAGAATGAGAATATTCCCAGTGGTTTCCACAGCAAGCCTATTTGCACAATGAGAGCCATCGCTCACCCATGTTGAGTAGGAATGAGGAGCAATCACAGTTAAGGAAGGTGGGATGGGAGACTGCTATTGGATGTGGTTATTCTTTATTGTTGATCTAGCACACTTGGGAAGAAAGGGCATCCTGCAGACACAGCTCTGACTCTGTACCTAATGAGGCCAAAAGGACAATGGACAGGTGAAGTTTTCATCCAGGCTTGTCATGTGGCACCACACAGAGAAAACCCTTAGTAGTCTGACCAAATGTAATGAGTAAAGATTTttattgaatttcatcaaaatggCTTGGCATATATGGATGCCATCAAAGCAAATATTAAGAATGaggacaggccaggtgtggtggctcatgcctataatcccagcactttgggaggccaaggcgggcaggtcacttgaggtcaggagtttgagaccagcttggccaacatggtaaaacctcgtctctactaaaaatccaaaaattagccaggcgtggtggtgtgtggctgcaattccagctactcgagaggctgagtcaggagaatcgcttgaacccaggaggcaaaggttgcagtgagccgagaccatgccattgcaccacagcctgggcaacaagagcgaaactccatctcgaaaataaaataaaataaaataaaataaaataaaataaaataaaataaaaaataaagaatgaggaCATATGCAGTTTGTCTTTCACAGCCTCATGAGGGTTTGCGTGCATAGGGCAGTCAAAACTCTTCATCAGTAATGGCCCAGCAAGCTCAGGCCAGGTCTAGAAGGTATAATGTAACATTTGTCACTTGGCAGGAGTTGCAGGGAGCCCAGAAAGGTTGCAAGTAAAATCAAGACACTATGAGAGTGAAGCTCATACAAAACCACCTAAAGTTATCCAGcccttgtttttatttgtataactGCCGCATGGAAATGTCCTTGCATTGGCTTGGTCATGTCACATCTGGTCATGTCTTTGAGGACCTCCAGCATGGTGCCTGGGACATGAGATGGCACTAAGGTTAGAGGGATGGGCTGAAGACGAGATGGGCATGGGTTTAATTACCAGCTTTCCCACCTATTAGCTAAACTGTAAATCTGAGGCTATACTCTGTAGTCCTTTCTGTAACATAGGAATGAGATGATAATGCATAAATAGGGATGATATGGTACCCACCTCCTAGGAAGACTGAGGATTACATGGACAAGGCAGGTAAAGTGATCAGAATGTTGCCTTGTACACAGAAATCACCCTCTATATGTTATTTGTCATTATTGTGGCTGAATTTTGGATTTATcttaagtttctgaaaatacgGTCCTACTTTGGAACCATCCCATttggagagagaggcagagaagctGTTACAGCCCCCCAACCACCTGTTCAGGCCTCCTTATTTGTTTTCCCAGGAACCCGGGACTTTGTGGCTTGCAATCACCTAAGAAGCTACAAGTATTACTTGGAAAGCATCCTCAACCCCGATGGGTTTGCTGCATATCCCTGCACCTCCTACAAGTCCTTTGAGTCTGTAAGCTATTGTCCTGCCTCGAGCAACAGGCATCACCCCTCTGTGGGACTGCTGTCCTGCTGTGTTTGGGATTTGCAATGCCTTCTCACTACACATTTTGCATTGACCCTCAGAGTTCATGGTCCTGTGgagtggaagagaaaaaaaagtaaacaactttTGGCAGCAGGTGGCTAAAATTTTAGATGACATGAGTTATGTGGCAGAGGAAAACTGGGAAATCAGAGAGAAAGAGCAGTCAATTCAATGATATAGAGACTTCCTGCAGGAGGCAACCTCTGAATCTAGCTTAAAAATGATACAGTTTAGAAAACACAGGAATGCACATTTCTGGCAAGGGCAGAGTGAGAGTAGAAGAATGTATAGAGAATAATTCACACCAGAGAGAAAGCAAGGTGGATGCTGGAGTCCTATATGCCAGGCTGGCAACAAAGGGAGAGATGAAGAATGACAGGCTAGAGCCTGCCTATTCTGGCTCACGAGAGCCAGCATGAGTATCCCTTCCCAACTCCACATTCAGAGACATCATGTTGGTAGCCTGAAACTGGCCACAGTCAGAGTATTTACACCACTGAAAATGGTAAGCACTGCAATCCAGGGTTTTTGTCCCAGAGCTTTTGCTGCTTATCATTCACCAGCTCCACTCAACAGAAGGTATAATTGATCTAACCTGGGTCctgggcatcagtattttttaaagctcctcaAATAATTCTAATGTGTTGTGCCTAAAAGTTGGGAACCCTGATCCAGATGAAGGTAATTTAGAGATCATCTGCTCCAACCCCTTTGTTGTCACAAAGGAGAACGCTTAGGCTGTAGGAAAATTGAGTGTCTGCCCTCTCAGATGTATCCATCATACAAACACAAATTCTCCTTACAGTCCCATCTATCTCTTCTCATTAGGACAAGTGCTTCCCGTGTCCAGATCAAGGATGCCCACAGATGGGTCACTATGCTGATAAATTTGCTGGTAGGACAAGTGAAGAGCAGCAGAAATTCTTCTTGAACACAGGAGAGGCTAGCAATTTCACTTGTAAGTTGCACTTTGACTACCTGCCCATGTAAAGAAAGTATATAGTTTCTGTTACAAATGAGGGGCTTGCTTTCAGCCTGAAATATTTGTGGGTACATTTTAATTATCTTAGAAATGGACACATTCACCCAAACTATTGCAGTTACAAGTAAACTGAGGATTTAGAAAGAGTGTGCATTGCTTCCGTTCTATTTCTGTGGCATGAAATGAGAGCAAGCAACTAGTATAATTAATGGGATGAGGCCAGTTTGCACATCCTTGTGACCAGCTACCCTGAATTGTTATCACTCCACAGttcattgtttctttcctttttaaggtcGCATCAGACACACCTGTTCTCTTCATTCAGCAAAGATgtaattggtaccagctctttgcTGGGCTATGTCCCTTAAGAAGCCCAGCTCCATTGTCTGCTTTCCCCTCTGTGCATCCCTGATGCCCAGGGGCTGCCTCGCTGGTGGAGTGCAGGCGGGAATCAGGGGGAAGGATGATTTCTCTCCAAAACCtgctgaatggactaagacacagggTAGAGACTGGGCATGTTTGGGCCACTTTGTACCAACCTGCCCCATGAGAGTTCCATAGGAGGTGACCCAGTAAAGACAGAGGttacatatgcatataaatgTATAACACATCTTACATAGTTTTTAAAGTCAgatttactgaggtataatttatatttggcaaAATGCACGCTGTTTAGCATACACTTGTATGAGTTTGGACAAATGAATAGTTGTGTAACCACCTccaaatcaagatacagaacacttCTATCACCATATATAtcactctgtaatttttttttttttttttgagatggagtctcgctctgtcgcccaggctggagtgcagtggcgcgattctCGGTTCcctccaagctctgcctcccgggttcacgccattctcctgcctcagcctcccgagtagctgggactacaggcgcccgccaccactcccggctaagtttttttgtatttttagtacagacggggtttcaccacgttagccaggatggtctcgatctcctgactttgtgatccgcctgcctcggcctcccaaagtgctgggattacaggcgtgagccaccgcgcccggccaccgaCTTCTGTTTCTAACCTGCATGGCCACGTCAAGCTATCATTGAACTTAAGACTTGAATGCGAGTGGGCTTCGATTATCCCTCCAAAGCAGGGTCGTGGCGAGGATCAAAGGAGCGACCTTAGGAGGGGCCTTACAGGACAGGGTGCAAGGCGAGTGCTCGGTAAACCGCGGTGATGACGAGGGTGATAAAGACGGCGGCGGCCAGGGACACCCACCCCTTGGGTGGTGGCACCAAGTGGGAGACAGCCAAACCCTCTGGTTCTCTGTCAGTTTCAGCAGCATCCGCAGTGAGCCCACACCCCAGGCAAAGAGCTCAATCAATGGAACATAGATTCGCCAAACATTTATCAAATACCAGCTCTGTACCCAcccctgtgccaggcattggCAGGAGAGGAAATCAGAAGACATGCTGCCCTCAGGCAGTGCTTGGTGTTAGGGAGGCTGCCCCTGAAAAAGCACTGTGATGCTGCCTGCTAGGTACAAAAAGCAAGGTAGGTCCCAGGCCAGGGAATTTTGGAAGAGGGAAGGAGCAAGACAAGAAGGCTCCACAGAGAGGGTGGTTACAGGACCAGGCTTGAAGGAAGATGTCCTACCAAGACTGCAGCCTGGGAAGCCAGCTAGGAGGAGGTGACATCTGCCAATACCCAGAAGTGATAAGGACCATCTGAGAGTAGTGATTGGAACCAAGGTATAAGGGAGGGGGTGTGGCTGGTTGGCCATGGGTCAGAGCCCTGCTCCCTGGTCAAGGACAGTCTGTCTCACCATGCTTCCCAGACTGACAGCTATGGGTGTGATGACTtgggaaaaacaattttaaaataggaagGAAACTGAGAAGAGAGAAACTGGAGAGAGGAAGCCAGCTGGGGAAGCTCCCCAGGGCTGTTGGCCACATCCATAAGCACTCGGCCGAAGCACTGCTCTGAACCTTGGAGTGACCTGTGGTGACCTGGGTCCCAGTTGCAGAGGCAGAGATGGTTGCATCTCCAGGGGCAGGGGAGGCAGCAGATGGAGACCCGAGCTGGAACGGGGCCAGGCCCCTACTCACTCCTCCCACATTCCCTTCCTGGAACCTATGTCCTTTTATCAGTTATGCAGCTGGAAAAATCCCCAGGAAGGTAAAGAACAGCAGGTTCCAAGATCACCAGTGTGAACTTTGACTACTGATCAGTGTGGGTATCTATGGTCCACTTTCTGATGCCACTGGGGAGTCCAAGCTCAGCCCCACAGATCCGCAGCCCTTACACCCTGACTTGAGGAGATGTGGAGTCCAGGACTCTCTGGGGTAGGCCTGCCCTGTCTTTATGGTCCTGACCAAATCTGATCAGGTTTCTAGATTTAAGGGGTTGTATGAGGCCAGCTTGATTGgacttttctatttgttttttaagtaacAAAAGCGGCACATTGTTCAGAATGCACATGGATAGAGTCTTTGGGGCAATGAAAATATGCCATATTAACATCGACTTTATTAACATAAAGCTCAGATGGACATCCAGTCTTGTTGGAAGCAATGAAAAAGGACACTGAGCTAGCATTTAGGATTCTAGTCAAGCCAGGTGACCCTGGACAAGGGGTTTCCACCTCTCTGGACCATAGCTTTCTCATGGGTAAAATGAATGCAACATTTGAGCCCTGTCTTTCTCATGTTGTCTTAAGGGTCTAACTTACAGGGATGTCCAACcgtttggcttccctgggccacattggaaggactgtcttgggccacacataaaatacactaacgacagctgatgagctaaaaataaataaataaataaaaataaaagtttaaaaacttgcaaaaaatctcataatgttttaagaaagtttacgaatttgtgttgggctgcattcaaagccaatatgggctgcatgcagcccgtGGGCCGTGGGTTGTACAAGCTTGGATTCTAACAGAATCAGCATCACCATGGGAACGTAAGGCTCTAGCCTTAAGTCAGTGTGCTATAAGGCGAGCAAGGCCATCTAAGGAGTGTGGTCACAGTCTGGCTGCACACCCCAAAGTTACCCGAAGGCTGTAGGCATGCAGAGCTTTGGGGTCCCTGCTAGGTAGCAATGCTTGTTAAGGTTGGCTCCAAGCCCCCCAATCCACACCCTGCATACAACTCCAAGGTGCACGAAGCCAAAACACAATCAAGACATGCCACTTGTTCTCCATCCTGGCTGCAAACCAGAGTCACctgggagttaaaaaaaaaaaagaaaagaaaggaacagagaaaTCCCAGACCCCACCCCAACCAATTAAAGGGTAATCATAAGCCACAGGCCCCTTTAAAAAGCCCACAGGTGATTCCCATGTGCAGCTAGGTGAGAGTCCGCCCTGATATAGGAGTATTTAACTCCCAGGGCTCCTGGGCAGACTCTCTCTGAGAAATTGCTATGTGTTTCCATTTTGATGATAATCTATTTTTaccagttataaaaataaatcttccttTTTGTTGTGATAATTTGTAGCAGAACTTTTGTTTCCTGAGCTGAGGCTTAATAGAATGAAGTCAATAGGAATATTCCAGGGGGtcgtgaaagttttttttttttttttttttgagatggagtcttgctctgtcacccacgctggagtgcagcagcgcaatctcggctcactgcaagctctgcctcctgggttcataccattctcctgcctcagcctcctgagtagctgggactacaggcacccgccaccacgcctggctaattttttgtatttttagtagggacggggtttcaccatgttagccaggatggcctcgatctcctgacctcgtgatccacccgcctcggcctcccaaagtgctgggattacaggcatgagccaccaagcccggctttttttttgagatggagtttcgctcttgttgcccaggctagagtgcagtggcacgatctcagctgactgcaacctctgcctcccaggttcaagcgattcttgtgcctcagcctcccgaggagctgggattacaggcacgcaccaccatgcccagctaatttttgtatttttagtagagatgggggttcaccatgttggtcaggctggtcatgaactcctgacctcaggtgatccacccacctcagcctcccaaagtgttgggattacaggtgtaagtcactgcacccagcccgtgagagttttttttagaaagaatagAGTTCACATATTTACTGGCATCTGAAAAATCTTGGAGAGTATGATCTGGAACTGAAAATGTGGAACAGATGTCCAATGTCACAGGCTTTGCGAGCAGAGAGAGTTTGACCTGGGACCTGAAATGAAGGCGGAAACGTGCTGGCAAGGAGCCCCAGGCAATGGAGGAGAAATGAAGCTGGGAGACCTGGGAGTTGGGGTGGAGATGTGGAAACATTCCTGGCATGGGGAACCCCAGGGGCAAAAGCTCAGAAGAGGGGAAAAGCAGGTTCAGAACTGTGAGTGTTGACTGTTTGTGTCCTTCTATGTAGGCAATTATCAGCTGGGAAGGCATCAAGGGTGTTGGCAGAAATTAGGCTGGGCAGAGGTCATATGGGAGCTGttagtttgctggggctgccataacaaagaacCACAAGCTGAGGGGCTTAAATAATAGAAATGCATTGTCTCcccccagttctggaggctggaagtccaagatgaaggtgtaggcagagttggttccttctgagggctatgagggagaatctgttccaggcctcttccACAGCTTCTGATGGTTTGCTGGCCACTCATtggcaatctctgccttcatgttcacaggatgtatgtgtctctgtgttcaaatttcccctTTATATAAGAATGTCAATCATATTGACTTAGGGCTTACCCTAATGACCCCATTTTAACTTTATTAGCACTGTAAAGATCCTATCTCCTAATAAGGTCATGTTCTgaagtactgggggttaggattctAACATATCTTTTTGTGGGGTCTGTATTCAACCCATATCAATGTCCatctgctatggtttaaatgtttgtgtccctccaaaattcatgtcaaaacttaatccccattgtgacagtattaagaggtagggccttttgggaaatgattaaatcatgaaggctccacctttgtgaatgtccttataaaagaggctccagAGAGCTGCCTGGTCCTTCCATCTTATCTGCCATGAGTTCATCCTTTGTTGTCCCCTTTTACCATAtaaggatacagcaagaaggcagcattTTGGAAGCTGAGAGCATCCCACATctgacactgaatctgctggtgccttgatcttggacttcccagcctccagaactgtgagaaataaatttctgttctttataaaataccctAGTCTTGGgttttttattatagcagcacaaatggactaaaataTCACCCTTCCATACCTAGCTTTGGTGCTTGGACGCCACCTAAATTCTTACCCCTCTCCACAGAGTTATTCTCTTTAAATAAAGCCCAAATTACATGATAGCTCTCCTCACCTGCCTTTTCTTCTTAGTGCTTTTGATCATTTgtaattatgtatgtatttataggtAACCATTGCCTGTGCCCCATGGGACCATCAGTCCATGAAGGCAGGGAAGGATGATGTTTTGCTCACTGTTGTGCCTTCAAGGCTGGAAGAGCTCTAGCACATTGTAGCCACGTGAAAATGAATGTGAATGAGTGAACCGACATGTGAATAATGCATCTGAAGGGAATGAGGAACCACCCACAGGATTCAAGCTGAGAAGGACTTTAGGAAATGGGGGAAGCTGACCTGGAGGGAGATGCAGTGGCCTAGAGAGAGGTGATGCTAGCCCCAGGAGGGGAAGGGCAGGGGGAATGAAGGGaggggaccaggcatggtggctcatgcctataataccagcactttcagaggctgaggcaggaggatcacttgagctcaggagttcaagaccagcctgggcagcatggtgaaactccttctctacaaaaaatacaaaaattagttgggagtggtggtgcataactgtagtcttagctactcaggaggctgagctggggagatctcttgatcctgggaggtggaggatgcagagagccgagattgcactactgcactccagcctgggtgttggagtgagaccttgtctggaaaaaagagaaagtgttaAGGGGAGGGACAAATAGGTTTCAACAGGCCTCAAGGACAAGCAAAGGAGGACCAAAACCACCCCCATCCCCTGGGCAGCAGCTGTGCCAGCTGGCAGGGCTCACTCAGGCCCTGACCCTCCTACCTGCCAACCATGTGGCCAGCAAATGAGTTTTCCCACAGGTGCTGACCTTCGCTTCCTTCCCACAGTAGACAGCTGGCACCTTGGGCCTTCTTGGTGCCATGGGCAGGCAAGTGGGAGTAAATGAGTGCTGCTGGGTGGCAGCCTAGGGGgaccagctgcctgccttgggccACCCTGCAGAAGAGACCAGGCAGGCTTGGGACTGCTTAGGAGCACCCAGTGTGTCTCTTCTCAACTACTGGTGACTGTGGCAGGGGTACCCAGCCCTCTTTGGATAGCAGCTTGGTGCAAGGACAATGTTCCTTGATGAGCCTAGATTCCATCTATTTCACAGATTAACAAACTGACCTGCAGGAGGAGAGACAATAGCACCATAGTAGGAGAGGAAGCCCAGAGGTCAAGTCCCTCCTCTTCCATTCACCCTCACACTAAGCCCtttaacctttctgggcctctgttgtctcagctgtaaaatgggaattaaatAAGACTCTCTATTTCTTGAATGTTTTACAACTCTAAGAGCTTGGATTTGATCACTGCCATTTATCTGAGGTCAGCTTCTAAACCACCACCACCTGATTCCTTTCCCATTCTTAGCTCTCTCCCATGGCCCTTAACATCTGCCCTTGGGACTATATGCCCCAGATGTGTTTGCTCAGTTTACTCCTCATTACCTTGGACATTGTTACCTCTTGGGTGGTTTCTTATCCCCTTTAGAAAGGGTTTAAGTGATGTGCTCCTTCAGGGTGACTGTTGCTTGAATAGAAAAGCAACATCCTTTCTCTAGGTTGCAGTTTCCAAAATTTCTGGTGGGGTCCCAGATTTGAAAACAACCTTGGAAGAAGATCACCTAAGTCAACCCTTACATGCTGCTTGACTTCTGCCAACCTCTGCTCATGTTGTAATGTCATTCAAGTGGGGCAGAGAGCTCATTCCCCCACCGACAAAACTCCATTCTATTTTCCAATGAGTCTAAGCTCTGGAAAGTTTTTCTTTACACTGTGCAAATCTGCCTCAGTGAGTCCTTCCAGAGCAGGGGTGACTGTGATCTGACTTGGCACTCAGAACAGAGTCTGAATAAAGCAGACCAGGAAATAACAATAATTGCTTCTTGCCTAAAGGAACTGCAacctcccctttttttttctagctctgcTCTCTGGGGTGGATGTTGACCAGATGATATGCCACTGGCCACTCAGTGAGAAGTTTTCTTTGACTATTCATGGCTAGAGTCaggtgaggatgatgatgggaCCCACAGGTTATCTGAAAGTGCCTTAGCTAATCCACACCAAAGGCTATGAGCAAGCCACAGAATGGGTTGGCTACTGCATGGGTGGCTAAACCAAAAATCAAAGAACTACACAATCCAAAACCCTCTGTCTTTCCTAAGAAAGACAGAAATCCTTGTTAGGAATATAGAGTCAGGAAAGGAAGGTGTCTAGCTAATCCCTTAAAATGGACCACAGGCCTCTGTACAA
This region of Gorilla gorilla gorilla isolate KB3781 chromosome 8, NHGRI_mGorGor1-v2.1_pri, whole genome shotgun sequence genomic DNA includes:
- the LOC101127304 gene encoding inactive pancreatic lipase-related protein 1, coding for MLIFWTITLFLLGAAKGKKHHSCPRFCYEDLGCFSDTEPWGGTAIRPLKILPWSPEKIGTRFLLYTNENPNNFQILLLSDPSTIEASNFQTDRKTRFIIHGFIDKGDESWVTDMCKKLFEVEEVNCICVDWKKGSQTTYTQAANNVRVVGAQVAQMLDILLTEYSYPPSKVHLIGHSLGAHVAGEAGSKTPGLSRITGLDPVEASFESTPEEVRLDPSDADFVDAIHMDAAPLIPFLGFGMNQQMGHLDFFPNGGQSMPGCKKNALSQIVDLDGIWAGTRDFVACNHLRSYKYYLESILNPDGFAAYPCTSYKSFESDKCFPCPDQGCPQMGHYADKFAGRTSEEQQKFFLNTGEASNFTYLNASGLRLSLQSRVVARIKGATLGGALQDRVQGECSVNRGDDEGDKDGGGQGHPPLGWWHQVGDSQTLWFSVSFSSIRSEPTPQAKSSINGT